In the Streptomyces sp. f51 genome, one interval contains:
- a CDS encoding ectoine synthase has product MIVRSFKDVEGTDRHVKAATGTWESKRIVLAKEKVGFSLHETILYAGTETSMWYANHIEAVLCVEGEAELTDHETGEKHWIAPGTMYLLNGHERHTLRPKTDFRCVCVFNPPVTGREDHDENGVYPLLTEPEEV; this is encoded by the coding sequence GTGATAGTCCGTTCGTTCAAGGATGTCGAAGGCACCGACCGGCACGTGAAAGCGGCGACCGGGACGTGGGAGAGCAAGCGCATCGTCCTCGCCAAGGAGAAGGTCGGCTTCTCCCTGCACGAGACGATCCTGTACGCGGGCACGGAGACGTCGATGTGGTACGCGAACCACATCGAGGCCGTGCTCTGTGTCGAGGGCGAGGCCGAACTCACCGATCACGAGACCGGCGAGAAGCACTGGATCGCGCCGGGAACGATGTACCTGCTGAACGGTCACGAGCGCCACACCCTGCGCCCCAAGACCGACTTCCGCTGCGTCTGCGTCTTCAACCCGCCCGTCACCGGACGGGAGGACCACGACGAGAACGGCGTCTACCCCCTGCTCACCGAACCCGAGGAGGTGTGA
- the ectB gene encoding diaminobutyrate--2-oxoglutarate transaminase — MTITQPDLSVFETLESEVRSYCRNWPTVFDRARGSRMYDEDGHEYLDFFAGAGSLNYGHNNPVLKRALIDYLERDGVTHGLDMSTTAKRGFLEAFQNLVLRPRDLPYKVMFPGPTGTNAVESALKLARKVKGREAIVSFTNAFHGMSLGSLAVTGNAFKRAGAGIPLVHGTPMPFDNYFDGQVPDFLWFERLLEDQGSGLNQPAAVIVETVQGEGGINVARPEWLRALADLCARRDMLLIVDDIQMGCGRTGAFFSFEEAGIVPDIVTVSKSISGYGLPMSLCLFKPELDVWEPGEHNGTFRGNNPAFVTAAAALEAYWTDGSAMEKQTRARGEQIERALVSITEENLADVKEYRGRGLVWGLEFKDKARASRVARRAFELGLLIETSGPESEVVKLLPALTITPDELDEGLRTLERAVRETV, encoded by the coding sequence TTGACGATCACCCAGCCGGACCTCAGCGTCTTCGAGACCCTGGAGTCGGAGGTGCGCAGCTACTGCCGCAACTGGCCCACCGTCTTCGACCGGGCCCGGGGCAGCCGCATGTACGACGAGGACGGCCACGAGTACCTCGACTTCTTCGCCGGCGCCGGATCGCTGAACTACGGACACAACAACCCCGTCCTCAAACGGGCCCTGATCGACTACCTGGAGCGCGACGGCGTCACCCACGGTCTCGACATGTCGACGACCGCCAAGCGCGGCTTCCTGGAGGCCTTCCAGAACCTGGTGCTGCGGCCGCGCGACCTGCCGTACAAGGTGATGTTCCCGGGCCCCACGGGCACCAACGCGGTCGAGTCGGCGCTGAAGCTCGCGCGGAAGGTGAAGGGACGCGAGGCGATCGTGTCGTTCACCAACGCCTTCCACGGGATGTCGCTCGGCTCGCTCGCGGTGACCGGCAACGCCTTCAAGCGCGCGGGCGCCGGCATCCCGCTGGTGCACGGCACCCCGATGCCGTTCGACAACTACTTCGACGGACAGGTCCCGGACTTCCTCTGGTTCGAACGGCTCCTGGAGGACCAGGGCTCGGGGCTCAACCAGCCCGCCGCGGTGATCGTCGAGACCGTCCAGGGCGAGGGCGGGATCAACGTGGCGCGGCCCGAGTGGCTGCGTGCCCTCGCCGATCTGTGCGCGCGCCGCGACATGCTGCTGATCGTCGACGACATCCAGATGGGCTGCGGGCGGACCGGCGCGTTCTTCTCCTTCGAGGAGGCGGGGATCGTGCCCGACATCGTGACCGTGTCCAAGTCCATCAGCGGGTACGGGCTGCCGATGTCGCTGTGCCTGTTCAAGCCCGAGCTGGACGTCTGGGAGCCGGGCGAGCACAACGGCACCTTCCGCGGCAACAACCCGGCGTTCGTGACGGCCGCGGCCGCGCTGGAGGCCTACTGGACCGACGGGTCGGCGATGGAGAAGCAGACCCGCGCCCGGGGCGAGCAGATCGAGCGGGCGCTGGTCTCCATCACCGAGGAGAACCTCGCCGACGTCAAGGAGTACCGGGGCCGCGGGCTCGTCTGGGGCCTGGAGTTCAAGGACAAGGCCCGCGCCTCACGCGTCGCCCGCCGCGCCTTCGAACTCGGGCTGCTCATCGAGACGTCGGGACCGGAGAGCGAGGTCGTGAAACTGCTGCCCGCGCTCACCATCACCCCCGACGAGCTCGACGAGGGCCTGCGCACCCTCGAACGCGCCGTCCGGGAGACCGTCTGA
- the ectA gene encoding diaminobutyrate acetyltransferase, which yields MTVAQADLSAEFLEMPDGLRIDRPEVADGAALWRIAKDSRTLDLNSSYSYLLWCRDFAGTSAVARDAEGRPVGFVTAYVRPEHPRTLLVWQVAVDKAHRGRGLAARLLDGLTARVAAERGLTAVETTITPGNVASERLFTSYARRHGAAVEREVLFETGQFPDGPHDPEVLYRIGPFAA from the coding sequence ATGACCGTCGCCCAAGCAGACCTGTCAGCGGAATTCCTGGAAATGCCGGATGGCCTTCGGATCGACCGTCCGGAGGTGGCCGACGGGGCCGCCCTCTGGCGTATCGCCAAGGACTCCCGAACCCTCGACCTGAACTCCTCGTACAGCTACCTGCTGTGGTGCCGTGACTTCGCCGGCACCTCGGCGGTGGCGCGCGACGCCGAGGGACGCCCCGTCGGTTTCGTCACCGCGTACGTGCGCCCCGAGCACCCCCGGACCCTGCTCGTGTGGCAGGTGGCCGTCGACAAGGCCCACCGCGGCCGAGGACTGGCCGCGCGGCTGCTCGACGGACTGACCGCGCGGGTGGCGGCCGAGCGCGGGCTGACCGCCGTCGAGACCACCATCACGCCGGGCAACGTCGCCTCCGAGCGCCTGTTCACGTCGTACGCGCGGCGCCACGGCGCGGCCGTCGAGCGCGAGGTGCTGTTCGAGACGGGCCAGTTCCCCGACGGACCGCACGACCCCGAAGTGCTGTACCGCATCGGCCCGTTCGCCGCCTGA
- a CDS encoding aminotransferase class V-fold PLP-dependent enzyme — translation MTHPFLDLAPLTAAHFASIEDRVARLLSTAQDVVITQGEALLPLEGAIRGTAGPGTTALNVVTGPYGQTFGNWLRDCGATVIDLAVPFHTAVTAAQIRAAFAEHPSIDFVSLVHAEAATGNTNPVAEIGEAVREQGALFYLDAVASIGAEPVLPDAWGVDLCVIGAQKAMGGPAGVSAVSVSERAWARMAANPGAPRRSYLSLLDWKERWIDGGRKTLLHAPAQLEMLALEACVERIEGEGLDAVMARHASAAAATRAGALALGGGLAPYVDAASDAAPVATTLRVPENVDASAVVAKALAADPALPLAAGGGALAQSMIRVNHYGPDATRGAVHASLAGLGAALAEAGFEVDLEGARRAVALAWD, via the coding sequence GTGACACACCCGTTCCTGGACCTCGCCCCACTGACCGCCGCACACTTCGCGTCGATCGAGGACCGTGTCGCCCGGCTGCTCTCCACCGCACAGGACGTCGTGATCACGCAGGGCGAGGCGCTGCTCCCCCTGGAAGGGGCCATCCGGGGCACGGCGGGTCCCGGCACCACCGCCCTGAACGTCGTCACCGGCCCCTACGGCCAGACGTTCGGGAACTGGCTGCGCGACTGCGGGGCGACGGTGATCGATCTGGCGGTGCCGTTCCACACCGCGGTGACCGCCGCGCAGATCCGTGCGGCCTTCGCCGAGCACCCGTCGATCGACTTCGTGTCGCTCGTGCACGCCGAGGCCGCCACGGGCAACACCAACCCGGTGGCGGAGATCGGCGAGGCCGTACGCGAGCAGGGCGCCCTCTTCTACCTGGACGCCGTCGCCTCGATCGGCGCCGAGCCGGTGCTGCCGGACGCCTGGGGCGTCGACCTGTGCGTGATCGGGGCGCAGAAGGCGATGGGCGGTCCCGCCGGCGTGTCGGCGGTGTCGGTGAGCGAGCGGGCGTGGGCGCGGATGGCGGCGAACCCCGGCGCGCCGCGCCGCTCCTACCTCTCCCTCCTCGACTGGAAGGAGCGCTGGATCGACGGCGGCCGCAAGACGCTGCTGCACGCGCCCGCGCAGCTGGAGATGCTGGCGCTGGAGGCCTGCGTGGAGCGGATCGAGGGCGAGGGCCTGGACGCGGTGATGGCGCGCCACGCCTCGGCCGCGGCGGCCACCCGGGCGGGTGCGCTGGCCCTCGGCGGCGGTCTGGCGCCGTACGTGGACGCGGCCTCGGACGCGGCGCCCGTCGCCACCACCCTGCGGGTGCCCGAGAACGTGGACGCGTCCGCGGTGGTCGCGAAGGCGCTGGCCGCGGATCCCGCGCTGCCGCTCGCCGCGGGCGGCGGCGCTCTCGCGCAGTCGATGATCCGCGTGAACCACTACGGCCCCGACGCCACCCGCGGCGCGGTCCACGCGAGCCTCGCGGGCCTGGGCGCGGCGCTGGCCGAGGCGGGCTTCGAGGTGGACCTCGAAGGGGCGCGCCGAGCCGTGGCCCTGGCCTGGGACTGA
- the thpD gene encoding ectoine hydroxylase, producing MTALTDLYPSRAATEMAAPRQDPVVWGAPDEPGPISVPDLHSYERDGFLSVEQLIGDDEVAVYRRELERLVADPAIRADERSVVEPGSREIRSVFEVHRISEVFARLVRDERVVGRARQILGSDVYVHQSRINVKPGFGAGGFYWHSDFETWHAEDGLPNMRTVSVSIALTENHDTNGGLMIMPGSHRTFLGCAGATPKDNYKKSLQMQDAGTPSDEALTELASRHGIKLFTGRAGSATWFDCNCMHGSGDNITPFPRSNVFIVFNSVENAAVEPFAAPVRRPEFIGARDFTPVR from the coding sequence ATGACCGCACTCACCGATCTGTACCCCAGCCGCGCCGCCACCGAGATGGCCGCGCCCCGCCAGGACCCGGTCGTCTGGGGCGCGCCGGACGAACCCGGCCCGATCTCGGTCCCCGACCTCCACTCCTACGAGCGCGACGGCTTCCTCTCCGTCGAGCAGCTCATCGGCGACGACGAGGTCGCCGTCTACCGGCGGGAGCTGGAGCGGCTCGTGGCCGATCCGGCGATCCGCGCCGACGAGCGTTCGGTCGTCGAGCCGGGATCGCGGGAGATCCGGTCCGTCTTCGAGGTGCACCGGATCAGCGAGGTCTTCGCCCGGCTCGTGCGCGACGAGCGGGTGGTGGGCCGCGCCCGCCAGATCCTCGGCTCGGACGTGTACGTCCACCAGTCGCGGATCAACGTCAAGCCGGGCTTCGGGGCGGGCGGCTTCTACTGGCACTCGGACTTCGAGACCTGGCACGCCGAGGACGGCCTGCCGAACATGCGGACGGTGTCCGTCTCGATCGCGCTGACCGAGAACCACGACACCAACGGCGGCCTCATGATCATGCCGGGGTCGCACCGGACGTTCCTCGGGTGTGCGGGGGCCACGCCGAAGGACAACTACAAGAAGTCCCTCCAGATGCAGGACGCCGGGACGCCCTCGGACGAGGCGCTCACCGAGCTCGCGAGCCGGCACGGCATCAAGCTCTTCACGGGCAGGGCCGGTTCGGCGACCTGGTTCGACTGCAACTGCATGCACGGCTCGGGGGACAACATCACGCCGTTCCCGCGCAGCAACGTCTTCATCGTGTTCAACAGCGTGGAGAACGCCGCGGTGGAGCCGTTCGCGGCGCCCGTGCGCAGGCCGGAGTTCATCGGGGCCCGGGACTTCACGCCGGTCCGGTGA